From Sediminibacterium sp. TEGAF015, a single genomic window includes:
- a CDS encoding enoyl-ACP reductase FabI, translated as MAYNLLKGKRGIITGALDENSIAWKVAEKAHEEGATFVLTNAPIAMRMGEINKLAEKTGSQIIPADATSTEELTNLFTQSQEILGGKIDFVLHSIGMSVNIRKKIPYTESNYDYFMKGIDVSAMSFHKMLAVAKKLDAINEWGSVVALTYMAAQRTFPFYTDMADIKAMLESIARSFGYHYGLEKKVRINTVSQSPTKTTAGTGIKGFGDFYDFAEAVAPLGNASAEDCANYCITLFSDLTKMVTMQNLFHDGGYSTTGVSMEVMEKLGIANQE; from the coding sequence ATGGCCTACAATTTATTAAAAGGTAAGCGTGGTATCATTACCGGAGCGCTTGATGAAAACTCAATTGCGTGGAAAGTAGCAGAGAAAGCACACGAAGAAGGTGCAACATTTGTACTAACCAATGCTCCTATTGCCATGCGCATGGGCGAAATCAATAAACTGGCTGAAAAAACCGGTTCTCAGATTATTCCTGCCGATGCAACCAGCACAGAAGAACTAACAAATTTATTTACGCAGTCACAGGAAATCCTGGGTGGTAAAATAGACTTTGTACTACACTCCATTGGTATGAGTGTAAACATTCGCAAGAAGATTCCTTATACTGAATCCAATTATGATTATTTCATGAAAGGTATTGATGTATCTGCCATGTCTTTTCATAAAATGCTGGCAGTTGCCAAGAAATTAGATGCCATTAATGAATGGGGTTCTGTTGTTGCACTTACTTATATGGCAGCACAAAGAACCTTCCCTTTCTATACAGATATGGCAGACATTAAAGCAATGCTTGAATCCATTGCCAGAAGTTTTGGATATCATTATGGATTAGAAAAGAAAGTACGTATTAATACCGTTTCACAATCTCCAACCAAAACCACTGCCGGTACTGGTATCAAAGGATTTGGCGACTTCTATGATTTTGCAGAAGCCGTTGCTCCTTTGGGTAATGCAAGTGCAGAAGATTGTGCCAACTACTGTATTACCTTGTTCTCAGACTTAACCAAAATGGTAACCATGCAAAATCTTTTCCACGACGGAGGATATTCTACAACTGGCGTTAGCATGGAAGTAATGGAAAAATTAGGGATTGCCAATCAAGAATAA
- the recN gene encoding DNA repair protein RecN, giving the protein MLQELTIQNYAIIDELTIQFNEQLNIITGETGAGKSILMGALSLILGERADTNVLVNKERKCIIEGQFLAGQKKAVSEFLSANDLEDVNASFITIRREIASNGKSRAFINDTPATLQQLKALAGLLVDLHQQFDTLELGDSDFQRMVIDALAGNEAILQTHQQYFREWTQVLADYNALQEQKAALQKEADYNQYLCNELESLALKENELEQLEEELKLLTNAEEIKTVLEKVSFEIANSEEPIVARIKQLNNSLQSLEALIAEVPALSARLKASQIELQDIADELERINDHVHFDAAKIDWVNQRISEGYKLLKKHGVTTTAELLEIQTALSNKLFEAVAIDEAILAKQVAANDLMHQLKQTAKQITASRKLVIEGFEKSVNALLKQVGMPNAQIKVNLQTIPLSAYGVENVELLFDANKSNRFEPIRKVASGGELSRLMLCIKSLVAQKIDLPTLIFDEIDTGISGEAAKQVGIIMQELAGNRQIICITHQPQIAGKANAHYFVYKENKDNQIKTNIKLLSTEERIHAIAQMLSGEKPTAAALENAKEMIRIFGT; this is encoded by the coding sequence TTGCTGCAGGAATTAACGATACAAAATTATGCCATCATAGATGAACTGACTATTCAGTTTAACGAACAGCTCAACATCATTACCGGAGAAACAGGTGCGGGAAAAAGTATTTTGATGGGCGCTTTGAGTTTAATCCTTGGCGAAAGAGCCGACACCAATGTTCTCGTAAATAAGGAGCGCAAATGCATTATAGAGGGCCAGTTTCTGGCAGGTCAAAAAAAAGCGGTCAGCGAATTTTTATCTGCCAATGATCTTGAAGATGTCAATGCTTCATTTATTACCATCCGCAGAGAAATTGCCAGCAATGGAAAATCACGCGCATTCATAAATGATACTCCAGCCACTTTACAGCAATTAAAAGCACTGGCAGGTTTACTGGTAGACTTGCACCAGCAATTTGATACGCTTGAATTAGGGGACAGCGATTTTCAAAGAATGGTGATTGATGCGTTGGCAGGCAACGAAGCCATCCTTCAAACACATCAGCAATACTTCAGGGAATGGACGCAGGTATTGGCCGACTATAATGCCTTGCAGGAACAGAAAGCTGCACTGCAAAAAGAAGCCGATTACAATCAATACTTATGTAATGAACTGGAATCACTTGCCTTAAAAGAAAATGAGTTGGAGCAACTGGAAGAGGAATTAAAACTATTAACCAATGCCGAAGAAATAAAAACAGTATTGGAAAAAGTTTCTTTCGAAATTGCCAATTCCGAAGAACCCATTGTTGCCCGTATCAAACAATTGAATAATAGCTTACAATCACTGGAAGCCTTGATTGCTGAAGTTCCTGCATTATCTGCCAGATTAAAAGCCAGTCAGATTGAATTGCAGGATATTGCCGATGAACTGGAAAGAATTAATGATCATGTTCATTTTGATGCAGCAAAAATTGATTGGGTAAATCAGCGCATTAGTGAGGGATATAAACTGTTGAAAAAACATGGCGTAACTACAACTGCCGAGTTGCTGGAAATTCAGACAGCATTATCGAATAAATTATTTGAAGCCGTTGCAATTGATGAAGCAATACTTGCGAAGCAGGTTGCTGCCAACGATTTAATGCACCAGTTAAAACAGACGGCCAAACAAATTACTGCATCCAGAAAATTGGTGATAGAAGGATTTGAAAAATCTGTGAATGCCCTATTGAAACAGGTAGGCATGCCGAATGCACAAATAAAAGTAAACTTGCAAACCATTCCTTTGTCGGCTTACGGAGTAGAAAATGTAGAACTCCTTTTTGATGCCAACAAAAGCAATCGCTTCGAGCCCATCCGCAAAGTGGCCAGTGGAGGTGAATTGAGCAGACTGATGCTTTGCATTAAATCGCTGGTGGCACAGAAGATTGATTTGCCTACCCTGATTTTTGATGAGATTGATACTGGTATATCCGGAGAAGCAGCCAAACAAGTGGGCATTATTATGCAGGAACTGGCAGGTAACCGTCAGATTATCTGTATTACCCATCAACCACAGATTGCAGGTAAAGCCAATGCACATTATTTTGTATACAAGGAAAACAAAGACAATCAAATCAAGACCAATATTAAATTACTCAGTACCGAAGAACGCATTCATGCCATTGCGCAGATGCTGAGTGGCGAAAAGCCTACAGCAGCAGCCCTGGAGAATGCCAAAGAAATGATTCGTATATTCGGCACTTAA